Within Sorangiineae bacterium MSr11367, the genomic segment GGCGCCTTGTAGGCCAGAAGCAACGTGGCCGCCGGTCGCCGGTACGGCGCGTGGCTGCGATCCAGAACGAGGCTTTCGGCCAGCAGCACGAAGCGTTGTGGGCCCACGTACACGATGAAACGCAGCGGCGGATTCGGGTCGTACGCTTTCATGAAAGAAGAGCGGTCTCGTACAATCGCTTCGGGGCGGAAAAACCTTAGATCGAATCGTGGCCGTCGCGGCCACGCACGATGGAGGGAAATACCGTGAAGACGCTCCAACACTGTACTGCGGTCATGACCATGCTGCTCGCCTCTCTCTCGATGGAGGGCGTTGCCGCTGCCGCCACGCCCCCAAGCCAAGACGCATTCTACACCGCCCCCGCCGCCATGCCGTCGGTACCGTCGGGGACCATCCTCGCATCGCGGCCGGTCACCCTGGCGCTGCCGCTGGCCGTCAAAGCGTGGCAGTTGAAATATGCCACCACCGATGAACATGACCGTCCAGTCGTCGCCATCGCGACATTGGTCGTTCCCATTTTGCCCTACCTCGGCACGCGCCCGCTCCTGTCGTACAACGTGGCCATCGATTCGCTGTCCATCGATTGCAATCCCTCCTATGTGATGCAGGGCGGCGTCGTCACGCCATCCACCTCCGCCAATTTCGGTACCGCGTTGGAGATGGCCAATGTGGTGTTGGCGCTCAAAACCGGCTGGGCCGTCGTGGTACCGGATCACGAGGGCTTGGCCATGAACTTCACCGTCGGCCCCATGAGCGGCCATGCGGTGCTCGATGGCATTCGCGCCGCCCGAAGCTACACCGAGGCCCGTCTCCGTGACGCGCCGCTGACGATGTGGGGCTACTCGGGTGGCGCGCAAGCGACGATGTGGGCCGCGGAGCTGGCCCCTTCGTACGCGCCCGAGCTGCGCTTCAAAGGCATCGCGGCCGGTGGTGTGCCCGTCGATCTGGTGAGCATTCTCCGCTACGTCGGGGGCACGTACATGTCGGGCATCGCCGCCGGCGGCGTCATGGGCCAGGCGGATGCCTACCCCGAGTACAATGCGCACCGCTTCCTCAACGACGCGGGCAGGAAGCTGCGCGCGGACGTGCGCCGCCAATGCATTGGCGATCTGATTATGAACTATGCCTTCAAGGATCTATCGGACTACTCCACCGTGCCCGATATGGCCAGCGAGCCCGACGTGCAAGCCATCGCCGCCCACAGCCGCTTGGGCGGCCGAAAGCCCGCGGGCCCGCTCTACGTTTACCACGGCTACTGGGACCAGGCGATTCCATACCGGGACGTGGAGGGACTCGTCGATGGGTATTGCAAGCAAGGTGTGTCCGTCACCTTCAACATCGACCAACTGAATCACGTGACGGACCATTTTGCCTACGCCGCCCTCGGCGTGCCCGGTGCCTTCGTCTATCTGCAGGCCGCAGTCGCCGGCTTCGCCGCACCGAGCACCTGCCGCTAGGGCGTCAAGGATGGAGCGCCAGGCGATCTATGTATGAATCGTATCGATGCATGGTGTGAAAACTATCCATTCGACCCATACATGACCACGGCTTAGCTTCTAGGCCGAGGTCATCGTTCATGAGGCATTGGGATATCTCGGCGCCGGCGGCCATCGCAGCGTCGGCGCTCGTGCAGGTCGCGTGTGCGACTCCACCACGAATACACGCTGGTCAGGAGGCGCCGGCCAAAGGCTACGCCGTGAAGGAGCTCGGAGATGGGCTCTATTGGGTCACGGATGGGGCTTACAACACCATGTTTGCCGTGTCGACGGAGGGCGTGATCGCCGTCGACCCGTTGCCAACGTTGGGAAAGAATTATTTGAACGCGATCCGGGAGGTCACCGACAAACCGATCGTGTATGTCGTTTACAGCCACGAGCACGCCGACCATATCGGTGCGGCCAACCTGTTTCCCACGACGGCGAAGTTCGTGGCCCAGCGTGAAACCGCCGCCATGCTCGAGCGCCGGCGCGACCCGAGGCGTCCCGTCCCCACGATCATCTTCGACGGGACGTACCGACTCGAACTCGGCGACCAGATGCTCGTCCTCGACTACCACGGCGTGAACCACGAGGCGGGGAACCTCTTCATCCATGCGCCCAAGCAGAAGGTGTTGATGCTCGTCGACGTCGTCTATCCCGGATGGATGCCGTACAAGAATCTCGGGATTGGCGTCGATATTCCGGGGTACGTGGAGGCCCATCGCATCGCCTTGGGGTACGACTTCAACACCCTCGTGGCAGGGCACGTCGACCGCCTCGGCACACGACAGGACGTGGAGAATTCGCTGGCCTTCGTCGGTGAGCTTCGGTCGGTCGTGGGGGCTTCGATGGCCAGGCGCACGTTTCCCGATTATCTAAAATCAGCGCCCAGCATAAAAACCTCCTGGGAACGACACAACGATTACGAGCTCGCCCTCGTCGACGACTGCTACGCCGAGATGTTCCCGAAGTGGAGCCCGCGCTTGGCGGGAAGCGAGAGCTACCTCAAGGACAACTGCTGGGCCATGCTGGAAAGCCTCGTCGTGCAGTTCGGCCCCGCCGAGGTGAAATGATGCCGAGCATCGCCATGACCGTCAACGGCAAGGCCGTTCGCGTGGACGTCGATCCCTCGACCCCGCTCCTATGGGTTCTTCGTGATCACCTGCAGCTGACTGGAACGAAATATGGTTGCGGCATCGCCCAATGCGGAGCGTGCACCGTCAACCTCGACGGAGACGCGGTGCGGGCTTGCGTCACCCCCGTTTCCCGGGCGGCCAATCGTCATGTCACCACCATCGAAGGCCTCTCGCCCGATCGAAGCCATCCCGTCCAGCGGGCTTGGCTCGAGGAGCAGGTCCCGCAATGCGGATATTGTCAATCGGGACAGATCATGGCGACCTCCGTGTTGCTGTCGAAAATCGCGCGGCCATCGGACGAGCAGATTCATGATGCGCTCGCGGGAAATCTCTGTCGTTGCGGAACCTATCCTCGCATCCGCAAGGCCGTGCATCGCGCCGCCGAGCTGGCGACCGAAGACGGGAAACCGCG encodes:
- a CDS encoding MBL fold metallo-hydrolase; translation: MRHWDISAPAAIAASALVQVACATPPRIHAGQEAPAKGYAVKELGDGLYWVTDGAYNTMFAVSTEGVIAVDPLPTLGKNYLNAIREVTDKPIVYVVYSHEHADHIGAANLFPTTAKFVAQRETAAMLERRRDPRRPVPTIIFDGTYRLELGDQMLVLDYHGVNHEAGNLFIHAPKQKVLMLVDVVYPGWMPYKNLGIGVDIPGYVEAHRIALGYDFNTLVAGHVDRLGTRQDVENSLAFVGELRSVVGASMARRTFPDYLKSAPSIKTSWERHNDYELALVDDCYAEMFPKWSPRLAGSESYLKDNCWAMLESLVVQFGPAEVK
- a CDS encoding (2Fe-2S)-binding protein; the encoded protein is MPSIAMTVNGKAVRVDVDPSTPLLWVLRDHLQLTGTKYGCGIAQCGACTVNLDGDAVRACVTPVSRAANRHVTTIEGLSPDRSHPVQRAWLEEQVPQCGYCQSGQIMATSVLLSKIARPSDEQIHDALAGNLCRCGTYPRIRKAVHRAAELATEDGKPR
- a CDS encoding lipase family protein; protein product: MKTLQHCTAVMTMLLASLSMEGVAAAATPPSQDAFYTAPAAMPSVPSGTILASRPVTLALPLAVKAWQLKYATTDEHDRPVVAIATLVVPILPYLGTRPLLSYNVAIDSLSIDCNPSYVMQGGVVTPSTSANFGTALEMANVVLALKTGWAVVVPDHEGLAMNFTVGPMSGHAVLDGIRAARSYTEARLRDAPLTMWGYSGGAQATMWAAELAPSYAPELRFKGIAAGGVPVDLVSILRYVGGTYMSGIAAGGVMGQADAYPEYNAHRFLNDAGRKLRADVRRQCIGDLIMNYAFKDLSDYSTVPDMASEPDVQAIAAHSRLGGRKPAGPLYVYHGYWDQAIPYRDVEGLVDGYCKQGVSVTFNIDQLNHVTDHFAYAALGVPGAFVYLQAAVAGFAAPSTCR